The sequence ATTCAGGGATCTGTTTACCATCATTTAGTAATTGAACGGTAGATTCCATTGCTTTGATGACTTTTTCTATTAACTCATGATCGCGTCTTAATGATGTAGTAGACATGATTAATTAAAATAAAATCCATTATCTATATCTTATTCATTTTAAAAAAATAATTAAAAGATAGAATTTAGTTAACGATGATTCGTTAACATTGGGATTTAACGATTAGAAAGGCTGTTTGATTTAACAAATGCCCAAATCTTTTTAGTCATTTCACTTGGTGCAATTGGTTTCTTACCAAAGACTTGTTCTACTGTTTCAGAACGTCCTGCAAAACTAATTGCATATCCACCAAATGCTGGTTTTTTAGATTTTGATTTGGATGCTTTCTTTTTTGGAGCTGCTTTTCTTTTTGGAGCTGCTTTTCTTTTTGGAGCTGCTTTTCTTTTTGGAGCTGCTTTTCTTTTTGGAGCTGCTTTTCTTTTTGTTGTAGTTTTCTTTTTTATTGCCAATTTCTTGTAATTTTATTTCAAAGAAAGTATAATAACTTACACTTTTCGATAATTCAAAACGAGATGGTTTTTGAGCCTCTTGACAGATTTGAGATGTAAATTTGGGGATTTAGAAATTTTATCAAATCCAATACCTTGAACAAAAGATATTGAATCATTTCCTCCAATTACAAATGGAGAAATGGTTATGATCAATTCATCAAAAATATTTTGTTTAATAAATTCCCAATTTACGGTTCCACCACCTTCAACTAGTATTTTTTTGATTTTTTTCTCTGAAAGTTTTTTCAACAAAGATTTGATATTAACTGATTTTTCTCCAGTAATTATTACTTGAACTGGGAAATTATTTAATTTTTGTAAATTAGATTTCGTAATTTTTTTAGATACAGCTATTATTGTTGGTACTTTAGCAGATGTTTGTAAAATTTTTGATTTATCAGAGATTTCACCTTTAGAATCTAAAATTATTCTAATAGGGTTTTTTCCTTTACTATAACGTACAGTTAACAAAGGATCATCACGCATTAGTGTATTTTTTCCAATAATTATTGCATCTACTTTTGCTCTTAGTTTATGTAATCTATGAAGATCTTTATCGGAAGAAAGTTTTGAATCACCTGTTCTAGTAGCAATTTTACCATCAACAGATATTGCAGCACTCAAAATAACATATGGCTTAAATTTTTCCATGTACTATTTTTCCTCCAATCATAACGGCTTTAATTGCAGATTCAGATGCTCTATGTACAATTGATGCATGTGGATCATGCATTGGTTCTAAATCTAATGCATGTTTATCTAAAAATATACAATCAGCAAATTTTCCAGATTCAATACTTCCAATATTTTTATTCAAAATTTTTCCACCGTTTACTGTTGCCATTTTAAGAATTTCTTTAGCATCAATTCTTTTTTTGTGTAACCCCATAGTTACTTTCCAAATAAAATCCATTTCTCTAAACATATCAGGGGAATTTATCATAACATTATCTGTGCCTAGTGCTAAGATACAGCCTGACTTTTGCATTAAATCAATATCAGGAATCCCCTCAGCAAGTGATGAATTAGCTCTAGGACAAATTACAATACCTCTTGTTTTTTTAGAGGCTATTTTAAGATCAGATTTTGAGGCAAATGTCATATGAACTAAAAAATCAGGTTTTAGAGTTAGAGCCCTAATTGTTTCTGATTTTCCAGTTATTTTTTTTGATTGAGAAATACTTTGTATAGTTTCAGCAGAATGAATTGCTCTAATTTTTGGTATTTTTGAATAATAATTCAATACAGAATTACTGTTTTCATTTGCACCACTGACACCAATACCATCACATTTTTTGAGTAATTCAGATAATTCAGAAGATTTTACGCTTGGAAATGATAAATTTTTTTTAATTTCTTTGGCATCTTGATAGAATTCTATTCGACCTAAGATAATTGAACGTAAAGGAACATCTTCTAATACTTTTTTTAATAAAATCACACCATCTAAACTGCCCTCTCTGAAATCAACAAATGTAGTAATTCCCTTTCGAAGCATTGAATGACATGTATTTTTCATAAAATTTCCTAGGATCTCATTTGATGTTTTTTTTAAAATTTTTGATTTTGCACCAAAAACAGGATGAATTTTTTCATTAACTGTATTGTTTAATGAAATATCTTTTCCTACAGAATCTCCAATATGAGTATGAGCATTAATGAACCCAGGTATCATCAAGAGTCCTTCACAATCTATAGTTTCTTCTTTTAAAATTGGTTTTATTTTTGAATTAATTTTTTTAAATTTATCATTTTGAATTCTAATATCGGTGTTTGAAACATAATCTAATTCTTGACCAATTAAAACACTAGTATTTTTAATTAACATGATAATTCATAAATTTCAGGTTTTTCTTTCCCTGAATCTCGAATTTCACGTATTGTATCAAGGGATTTTGTGGCTAATTTTACTGCCTCTCTACCAGTTTTTGCATTACCAATTCCACAATTTAATAAAATTTCATCTTCATTTTTTATAAGATTAATGAAATCTTGAACTGACTCTTTTCCTTCATTAGTTGATACAACCATAAAGTTATCACCACCCATAAAAAATGTAAGAGAATTTTTTTCTAAAAAGAATTTAGACATTTTTGAATATAATCCAAAGATTATTGATGAAATTTCATACGGAGAATTAGTTTTTCGTTTAGATGTAAGATCATCAACATCTAGATGCATTATTGAAACTTTTGTATCAGATTTTTCATAAATGAAACCAAAAATATTGTGTTCAGAATTTAAGATAATTTTGTTTTGTTTCCCCTCATATGCTTTGAGATTTGCTTCAAAAGGTGAATTACCATAACCGATAGAAATAGTCATTCCAACTTCAAATAATTTTTCAAGAGTTTTTTGAATTTGAATATGTTCTTCTAAATCTAATCCATTTGAAATTACAAAAAATTCATCTGCTCTATTTAGAAAAACTATGCAGTTTTTATCAGAAAATAATTTCTGTATCTCTTTGTAGATAGTTGCCTGAAGCATTTGGAGTTCATGCTCTCTATCACTACCAAGTGTTAATGTCCATGGACCATATTCTGTGATTTTTAGGATACTTAGTTGAATCATTTTTGAATCCTTTTTAGCTCACCAGAAATTTTTACAACTGCCTCTACTGCTCGTTCTGCAACTGGTCTAATTCTAGCATAAGCATGTCTTTCCTGCATTCCTGGACCTGAAATTCCTAAAGAAACAGGTTTTTGATATTTTAATGATAAATCTGTAAGTGCTTGAGCAGCTGCATGTGAAATGACTTCATCATGTTTTGTTTGTCCTTTAATGATAGCACCTAAAGTGACTACAGCATCAACATCTTTTTTCTGCAATAATGCATCAACTATGATAGGCATATCATAGGCTCCTGGAGCCATACAAGTGAAAGATATTTTTAATTTCATTAGTTCTGCTTTTTCTTTGGCAATAGAGAGCATCCTAGACGTCACTTCCTCATTGAATTCCGAAACTACTATTGCTATATTCAAAACTAATTCACCTTAGCGTATTCTAATAGCTCTTTTCCATCAATTAATGGAATTCCATTTTGTTTTGCAAATTTTTCTGCTTTATCCACAGATAATGCTGTATAAGTTTCAGCATCCATCATTTCGCATATTGCAGTTACTGGAGTTAAACCTGCAATTTGTGCTAAATAAACAGACATCTCTGTATGTCCTTGACGTGCAGCTAACAAACCTTTGGATGCTATCAATAAAGGAACATGTCCAGGAGTCTTAAAAGATGATGCAAATTTTTTCTGCTTGTTTTCAACATTATAGATTTTAGCCATTTCATTAATTGTCAATGCCCTATCTTTATCAGTAATTCCAGTGTATGTTTGGTAATGATTTACAGATAATGAAAAAGTTGGATGATCGCCATAAGGAGCTAATCCCATGATCATTTCTTTGTTTGAAATTGAAGAGTCAGCAAGAATTTCATGCATATATTGTAAATCAAGAGATGCTGCAAAATTATTTTCAATTGCAATACATAATAGTCCACCAGCATGTTGACGCATCCTTGCAACATGTTCAGGAGTTACAAATTCTGCAGCCACAACCATATCAATTTCATTTTCTCTCCCTGCAGAGTCAAACAATAGAACAAACTCTCCACGTTTCAAAGATTGTAATGCAGAATCAAGTGACATATGAAAAAACTTCTTAATCTAATTATAAAGTTTACTAAAAAATTGGTAATTACCACTAAAGTTGTAGATAATTGGCTTTACTTTAGGATATATTTTCCAAGAATATCAGTTTCAATATTAACTTTATCGCCTACCTTTTTTGTATGAAAATTTGTAATCTCAATTGTATGAGGTATTAATGAAACTGAAGCTAGTGAATTTTTTATATCAACAACAGTTAAACTAATTCCATCTAGAGCAATAGAACCTTTTTTCACTACAAATTTAGATAATTTTTTTGGAACTTCAAACCAAACTTGTACTTCCTTTGGTTTTTTTAGAATTTTTTTAATTATTGCAACGCCATCCACATGACCCAAAACAAAATGTCCCTCTAGTCTATCACCTGCTTTTAAGCTACGTTCAATATTTACAATTCCTCCAATCTTTAAATTTCCAAGATCAGTTTTTTTGGTAGTTTCTTCAATCATTTCAAAAATACAACTAGATTTAGAAAGTTTTGTTGCAGTAAGACAAACTCCATTTAGAGCAACACTTTGTCCAATTTTCAATCCCTTTGCATGTTTTCCTAAATTTACAGTCATTTGAATATCACTTCTATTTTTTGTATTTTTAGAAATTTTTTCTACTTTACCGATTCCTTCAATAATTCCAGTAAACATTAGAACATCTATGAATCATATGTATAAAATTCTTCACGTGATTACAAATAATTTGAATTACCTTTAAAATTATTCAGAATTTGATGTTTTAAATTCATCATTACAAAATTGATGAAATACAGAACATTTGTTTTTCTTAGCATCATATTTGATTTTTTCCATATCCTTATTGAGAACTCCTTGAGCTGCTAAAAATGCATCATCACTCAGTTTCAATTTCTCAAATAAGCGTGATTTAGCAAGTGGAAGTTCTTTCAATTTTGGATCAATCATTTGAGCTTTATCATAGTAATCTATAGCATCACGATAATTTCCTAAATGACTTAATGAAATTGCTTTATTCATCAAGGCTGTAATATCATTTGGATCTATGAGAAGTGATGTATCGTAGCATTCAAGAGCTTCTTTATGACGATTTAATTCATTTAGGGACAAACCCATGCTGTTTAGAGCCCATGTATCTTTAGAATTAGTTGAAAGGATTTGTTGGCATAATTCAATAACTTGTTCATATTGTTTCAAATTTTCAAGAGCAAAAATCTTATTTTTTAAGGCATAAGTATCAGAATTTTTTATCTCTAAAACTTTGTTGCAGTAATCAATACACTCTTCATATTTTTTTAGGTAAATCAAAGCTAATGAGATATTTTGTAAAGCAAGCATATCATTTGGAGTTTTTTCTAGTAATTCCTTACAATATGTGTACAACTCTTCATATTTTTCAGCATCAAACATCCTAGTTATGACACTTGAAGGATCAAGAAGATCTACCATTCTCTATTAATAGAATTTCATTATCTTTAATCTATTCTAATTAAATAGAAATTCAAAAAAGTTGAATTATTTTAAAACTTTACGAAGTGTTTCATTCAAAACTTTAGAATAACTATACGAGGATTGTTCTTGTTGAATCAATTTTGCTTGACGCATTCTAAGTTTTTTGTCAAGATCCTCATCAATCATTATTGTAACTCGTTTACTCATTTATATCAAAAATATTGTATGAAGTTTCTAATATAACATTATATGAAAAGTTCCAAAAATGGGAATCTTTAATTTTTGATTATTGAAATAACTTGATCCATCTTGAATGGTTTTTGGATAAGAGGGATGTTTAATTTTTCCAATTTCTCTTCAGTTGTATAACTTCCATCTGCAGTTACGGCAATTATTCGTGCTCTAGGATTAATTTCTTGAATTTTTTTAATTGCATAAAATCCGCTTCCATTTGGCATATTAAGATCAATTAAGACAACATCTGGATTAGTTTCTTTGAAAAGTTTTACAGCTGTAACACCATCAAATCCATTTCCAATAACATTGATGTCATTCTCTTCTAGAAATTCGCTAAACAGTCTAACAGTATCCTCATCATCATCAATAACTATAACCGATTTTGACATGTCTAGTCATACTAGAAAGAGCAGTGCTTTAATATTTTCCATCATTTACAAGTATAGTATGGGCGGTATTGATAGATTGATAGCATCTTCGCTATCATCTGAAATTAAAAAAAATCTAGATTTAGAAATTCTAAAGGATACAGAGAGGGAATTATTTTTAGAACATGGTATGTCAATAAAATTATCAATAGAACATTTTCAGAAATTTACCAGTGTACTTCGAAAAAAGTCCACAATGGATGTTAAGAAATTTGAAAATGACTGTATAGATAAAATTCTCAAAGTAAAAAAAAGAGATGATAAATTTTTAGTAACTATCGTTAATTCAGATTTGAGAGATTTAATTTTAGAATTATTTGGAGATATTGAAACTAGAAAAATTATCTCTACACTATTAGAAAATGAATATACAATTCCGAAAATTCTTAAAGAATCCAAAGTTCCTAAAACATCAGGATATAGAAAAATAGAAAATTTGATTTTACATGGATTTATCATAGAGTCAGGTAAAGTTCTTAGTGAAAGTAAAAAAATATCTAAACTACAATGTGTATTTCAAGAAATAAAATTAGATATTAAAAAAGACAAAATGGAAATTGTTGGAATTGTAAATAAAAAGTTGTTTGAGAAAAGTACCAGTATGAAATCAATTATTGAATTACTTGGATAACATTAATTATTGAAAATTATCATTTTACAAGTTCAAGAAGTGCCTTTGCTTGCTTGAAATGAACCTCATCTATCATTTTTCCATCTACAGTGGTTGCCCCTTTGCCTTTTTTGGTAGATTCAAGATAAATTTCACATACTTTCCGAGCCCATGATATTTCGCTTTTGTTCGGATGAAATAATTTGTGAACCACTGGTATTTGATCTGGATGAATAATGCTTTTTCCTGTATATCCTAGATTTTTTCCTAATTTACAATCCTTTTCTAATCCTTTAGAATCTTTAAGATCTTGCCAGATGGCATCAATTACTGCAACACCTGCAGCATGAGCATCTACAGGAATTTTTCTTCTAGAATATTTTTCCCCTTCAGAATCTTTTGTGTACTCTACTCCTAAATCATTTAGTAAATCAAACACACCAAAAACTACAGCAGAAACTCGTTTTCCAAAAGATGCAATATCAAAAGTATTCACAACTCCTTCTGCAGATTCAATTGAAGGGATAATTTGAATAGGCTTTAGATTTTTGGTTTTTTCTAAATTTGATAATAATTTTTCAATTTTTTTCATCTCTTTTACATTATTTACTTTAGGTATTACAATTCCATCAATTCCTTTTTGAACAATTTCTTTAAGATCAGATGGAATTTTGCCTGAACTTGGAGAATTTGTTCTAACAAAAATTGAAGATTTGTATAATTTTCGTGCCTTTAATGCAGATTTGATTAATTTTCGTGCGTTTGTTTTTTCATTATCTGGAACAGAGTCTTCTAAATCAAAACAAACAATGTCAGCTTGGAGTGTTTTTGCTTTTTCTAAGAATCTGGAATTATTTCCAGGTACAAAAATAAGACTTCGAAAAAGCTGAGTCATTAAATGACTAAACGCCCTCTGGCTTCATTAAGATTTTTCCGAACATTCCTTTTCCGGTTAACATCTTTGTGTGAGCCTCAGCTGCTTGCTCAAAGGTATAAGTTGAGTCAATTGCTGCTTTAATTTTTCCTTGACCCATCCAGTAAAGGGCTTGATCAAGTTCGGCTTTGGTTCCTTGTGTTGAACCTAAGATGTTTGTTCCTTTGAAGAATACATGTCTAAGATCAGTCTTTGCGTTGTAACCAGTGGTTGCACCACATGAAACTAGGGTTGCACCGTACTTCAGTAATTGTAGTTGCTGATTCCAGTGTGTTTCACCAATGTGATCAAATGATAAATCAATTCCTGGTGCTTCACCTTTTGTCTTTGCAATTTCTTTTGAAATCTTGTAGACTTCTTTGCTCCAATCTTCTTTTCTGTGATCTACTGCATAATCTGCGCCAAGTTCTAAACATTTGTCTAGTTTGTCAGGACTTGCAGTTGCAATTACATCACAATTGTATAGTTTTGCTATTTGAATTCCAAAGCTTCCAACTCCAGAACCACCACCCATTATCAAGACGGTTTGTCCAGGTGTAATCTTGGCTCTGCCAACTAGCATGTGCCATGAAGTTAGAATAGTCATTGATGCAGCAGCTGCGTCATCATATGATAGTCCTTCAGGAATTTTTGAAACATTTACTTCAGGAAGATGAGTTACTTCTTGGAATGCTCCCCAAGTAGGACCAGTTTGGAATCCCCAAATGGTTCTCTTAATACAGTCAAATTCTCTACCGTCAGTACAAGCTTTACAAACTCTACATGACATGTTTGAGTGAGAAACTACTCTATCTCCAACTTTGATATTTTTAACATCCTCACCAACTGCGATAACATCACCTGCGGCATCAGATCCTGATACGTGTGGTAATGGAACTGCAACTGGAACTCCACGCATTCCCCAAATATCATTATAATTCAAAGCAGCAGCTTTTACTGAAAATACTACTTCGTCTGATTTTGGTTTTGGGTCATCTATATCCTGGACTTTGAGGATTTTAGCATAATTATCATCTGGTGCATATTCATTGTATACAACGGCTTTCATGAATGAATGAAAATTCTTTCTAAATTTAAATTTTTTCTGTATTAAACACGATTTATCTTAAAATCACGTTTTGGTTGCTGTGTAGATAGCAAAATCTGCTTTAATTGTTCATCAGAGATTTGGCCTGGGATTTTTCCTTGAGAAGCCATACCAACAAGATATTGTTCAACCATCTCAGAGAGATCGGGTTTTACCATTTTGATATTATTTAGTCTCATTCTAGCTTCAGGAGATAAGACTTGTTTTAGAATTTGCTCTTTTTGTGCAGCTAATTCATGATTTGTGTTATCAACAGGAGGTTCGTTAGATTCTGGAAAACTCATTTTGAATCTAAGAGTATATCTTCAATTGCGGGGTTTCAACAATTAGTTCTTTGAGAATTTCAGTAGATAATCTATCAAGCTTTTGCATTCCTTGTTTAGAAATTATTCTTCCTTTCTTCTCAACTTTTTCTACATATCCAAGTTTTTCTAATCCTTGAATTGCATTACGGATAATTGCGCCACCAGCATCTTTGTGATGTGCTGCGCCATAACCAGATGGTTTACCGCCGCCATAATCATTTCTTAAAGCATTAATTCCGATTGGTCCATTTAGGTAAATTTTTCTCATAATTGAAGCACATCTTGTATGCCACCATTCTCTATTTTGAGGAGGTTTATCTGCATGAGCTCCAGTTTTGACAAATGGTATCCAAGAAGGTGCAGGAATATCTTCACTCTTTAGTGCTGTAGATAGTCTTTCTATCAACAAATCTGCTGGTACATCGTATACCTTTGCCATAAAGTCAAAAACTCGATAATCGTCTTATAAATCATTGAGATATAATTTTGCGATAAGTATGCCCACACAAGTTACAAGAAATTCTGATCGACTTTACAGATGCTCTACCTAATCGAAATCTAGAATTTACCCCAGGCGCAATAAAGGATTTGCATTTTTTACAAAATACCATTCTAAGATAGTATGGCATTCTGATTTTATGCCGAGTGCTAATTCTTCGGGCAAGAGAAGCTTGTCGCTGAGAAAGTTTAGGATTTTGTTTTGCATTAGTAATTGCATTTTCAATAAGAATTTGCATTCTCTCCATTGCAATTTTTTTTGCTCCAGGCTTCACAATATTATCTAATAATGCACCTAAAAATTGGTTCTCATAAGTATTGAAAAATGCAGTCAGCGGGATTCGAACCCGCGTCACAGGGTTGGAAACCCCGAATACTAACCAGGCTATACTATGACTGCAATAAAATGCAAATTTAATTTCCTACATAAAAATGGTTTTTTCGTACTCATAGAGCATTCTAGCAACTACTACATGTCCTTCAAAAGATTCATCCCCAACAGAATATAGATCTGTTATTTTATTTTCAATTAAATCAGAGAAATGTCCTTTTTGAAATCCTCCAATTACAATACAAGCATCATCTGG comes from Nitrosopumilus oxyclinae and encodes:
- a CDS encoding 2,5-diamino-6-(ribosylamino)-4(3H)-pyrimidinone 5'-phosphate reductase is translated as MEKFKPYVILSAAISVDGKIATRTGDSKLSSDKDLHRLHKLRAKVDAIIIGKNTLMRDDPLLTVRYSKGKNPIRIILDSKGEISDKSKILQTSAKVPTIIAVSKKITKSNLQKLNNFPVQVIITGEKSVNIKSLLKKLSEKKIKKILVEGGGTVNWEFIKQNIFDELIITISPFVIGGNDSISFVQGIGFDKISKSPNLHLKSVKRLKNHLVLNYRKV
- a CDS encoding amidohydrolase family protein, whose translation is MLIKNTSVLIGQELDYVSNTDIRIQNDKFKKINSKIKPILKEETIDCEGLLMIPGFINAHTHIGDSVGKDISLNNTVNEKIHPVFGAKSKILKKTSNEILGNFMKNTCHSMLRKGITTFVDFREGSLDGVILLKKVLEDVPLRSIILGRIEFYQDAKEIKKNLSFPSVKSSELSELLKKCDGIGVSGANENSNSVLNYYSKIPKIRAIHSAETIQSISQSKKITGKSETIRALTLKPDFLVHMTFASKSDLKIASKKTRGIVICPRANSSLAEGIPDIDLMQKSGCILALGTDNVMINSPDMFREMDFIWKVTMGLHKKRIDAKEILKMATVNGGKILNKNIGSIESGKFADCIFLDKHALDLEPMHDPHASIVHRASESAIKAVMIGGKIVHGKI
- a CDS encoding GTP cyclohydrolase IIa, which translates into the protein MIQLSILKITEYGPWTLTLGSDREHELQMLQATIYKEIQKLFSDKNCIVFLNRADEFFVISNGLDLEEHIQIQKTLEKLFEVGMTISIGYGNSPFEANLKAYEGKQNKIILNSEHNIFGFIYEKSDTKVSIMHLDVDDLTSKRKTNSPYEISSIIFGLYSKMSKFFLEKNSLTFFMGGDNFMVVSTNEGKESVQDFINLIKNEDEILLNCGIGNAKTGREAVKLATKSLDTIREIRDSGKEKPEIYELSC
- the ribH gene encoding 6,7-dimethyl-8-ribityllumazine synthase, with translation MNIAIVVSEFNEEVTSRMLSIAKEKAELMKLKISFTCMAPGAYDMPIIVDALLQKKDVDAVVTLGAIIKGQTKHDEVISHAAAQALTDLSLKYQKPVSLGISGPGMQERHAYARIRPVAERAVEAVVKISGELKRIQK
- the ribB gene encoding 3,4-dihydroxy-2-butanone-4-phosphate synthase, translated to MSLDSALQSLKRGEFVLLFDSAGRENEIDMVVAAEFVTPEHVARMRQHAGGLLCIAIENNFAASLDLQYMHEILADSSISNKEMIMGLAPYGDHPTFSLSVNHYQTYTGITDKDRALTINEMAKIYNVENKQKKFASSFKTPGHVPLLIASKGLLAARQGHTEMSVYLAQIAGLTPVTAICEMMDAETYTALSVDKAEKFAKQNGIPLIDGKELLEYAKVN
- a CDS encoding riboflavin synthase, which produces MFTGIIEGIGKVEKISKNTKNRSDIQMTVNLGKHAKGLKIGQSVALNGVCLTATKLSKSSCIFEMIEETTKKTDLGNLKIGGIVNIERSLKAGDRLEGHFVLGHVDGVAIIKKILKKPKEVQVWFEVPKKLSKFVVKKGSIALDGISLTVVDIKNSLASVSLIPHTIEITNFHTKKVGDKVNIETDILGKYILK
- a CDS encoding tetratricopeptide repeat protein — encoded protein: MVDLLDPSSVITRMFDAEKYEELYTYCKELLEKTPNDMLALQNISLALIYLKKYEECIDYCNKVLEIKNSDTYALKNKIFALENLKQYEQVIELCQQILSTNSKDTWALNSMGLSLNELNRHKEALECYDTSLLIDPNDITALMNKAISLSHLGNYRDAIDYYDKAQMIDPKLKELPLAKSRLFEKLKLSDDAFLAAQGVLNKDMEKIKYDAKKNKCSVFHQFCNDEFKTSNSE
- a CDS encoding response regulator; protein product: MSKSVIVIDDDEDTVRLFSEFLEENDINVIGNGFDGVTAVKLFKETNPDVVLIDLNMPNGSGFYAIKKIQEINPRARIIAVTADGSYTTEEKLEKLNIPLIQKPFKMDQVISIIKN
- a CDS encoding transcriptional regulator, producing the protein MGGIDRLIASSLSSEIKKNLDLEILKDTERELFLEHGMSIKLSIEHFQKFTSVLRKKSTMDVKKFENDCIDKILKVKKRDDKFLVTIVNSDLRDLILELFGDIETRKIISTLLENEYTIPKILKESKVPKTSGYRKIENLILHGFIIESGKVLSESKKISKLQCVFQEIKLDIKKDKMEIVGIVNKKLFEKSTSMKSIIELLG
- a CDS encoding HpcH/HpaI aldolase/citrate lyase family protein, with product MTQLFRSLIFVPGNNSRFLEKAKTLQADIVCFDLEDSVPDNEKTNARKLIKSALKARKLYKSSIFVRTNSPSSGKIPSDLKEIVQKGIDGIVIPKVNNVKEMKKIEKLLSNLEKTKNLKPIQIIPSIESAEGVVNTFDIASFGKRVSAVVFGVFDLLNDLGVEYTKDSEGEKYSRRKIPVDAHAAGVAVIDAIWQDLKDSKGLEKDCKLGKNLGYTGKSIIHPDQIPVVHKLFHPNKSEISWARKVCEIYLESTKKGKGATTVDGKMIDEVHFKQAKALLELVK
- a CDS encoding zinc-binding dehydrogenase: MKAVVYNEYAPDDNYAKILKVQDIDDPKPKSDEVVFSVKAAALNYNDIWGMRGVPVAVPLPHVSGSDAAGDVIAVGEDVKNIKVGDRVVSHSNMSCRVCKACTDGREFDCIKRTIWGFQTGPTWGAFQEVTHLPEVNVSKIPEGLSYDDAAAASMTILTSWHMLVGRAKITPGQTVLIMGGGSGVGSFGIQIAKLYNCDVIATASPDKLDKCLELGADYAVDHRKEDWSKEVYKISKEIAKTKGEAPGIDLSFDHIGETHWNQQLQLLKYGATLVSCGATTGYNAKTDLRHVFFKGTNILGSTQGTKAELDQALYWMGQGKIKAAIDSTYTFEQAAEAHTKMLTGKGMFGKILMKPEGV
- a CDS encoding DNA-binding protein, which translates into the protein MSFPESNEPPVDNTNHELAAQKEQILKQVLSPEARMRLNNIKMVKPDLSEMVEQYLVGMASQGKIPGQISDEQLKQILLSTQQPKRDFKINRV
- a CDS encoding 30S ribosomal protein S19e; this encodes MAKVYDVPADLLIERLSTALKSEDIPAPSWIPFVKTGAHADKPPQNREWWHTRCASIMRKIYLNGPIGINALRNDYGGGKPSGYGAAHHKDAGGAIIRNAIQGLEKLGYVEKVEKKGRIISKQGMQKLDRLSTEILKELIVETPQLKIYS
- a CDS encoding RNase P subunit translates to MQILIENAITNAKQNPKLSQRQASLARRISTRHKIRMPYYLRMVFCKKCKSFIAPGVNSRFRLGRASVKSIRISCNLCGHTYRKIISQ